One genomic region from Jilunia laotingensis encodes:
- the porU gene encoding type IX secretion system sortase PorU: MYRVICSIVLFVVLPLSAQDSFVTLDWQELPPVRTLPMITEDVPLPDDFRFYSYDVKLEFPEFAAIDQETVDEFTKKKVELPETPCLTTHIGIADNKGYLSVSFIPVVFRDGVYQRIQSFKLALARGEAIPHTRAMNVPSTKKSILSSGRFVKIRVHDSGIYQITHAELKNMGFTNPDKVRLYGYGGYLLSQEFVKHPADDLPEVPLYRKGETVLFYARGVLNWIPKETYFIREQNFYSDYGYYFLTQSEDAPARFQEEEANGQSANRINTFNEFALYEKDVYSWADAGRELYDGYDFIAGNTQNYNFKVPDIVAETGMVTVDFSAKSPTEDTFLGIAVDGKNLGRLKIEGTGSDYEIKAKEAIGHYLWTGSDKESVTVTLTHERSAGVSGRLNYLALNYQRRLRMSGAYLSFRSLASVDKETTFVLSGANSSTVIWDVTSPVSYKQIKGKLTGDTYMFTIPASSVLREFVAVNTDATFARVENRGEVPNQNLHSLEGIDMVIIVSDKPGLQNEAERLAQFHREKDRLNVQVATATEVYNEFSSGTPDVTAYRRLMKMLFDRGSSDKDRPKYLLLFGDASYDNRLVTPTWSKFKPEDFLLVYESENSVHDGVTVCTDDYLGFLDDEEGAALGSGKLDIGIGRIPVRTVAEARGVVDKTIRYMENKETGAWKRIMGVVTDHPEPKFGLTFMDNAVELIDQVTKIAPFIHVERVFPDAYKQESSATGIVYPQAIKRLSQLFEQGMLVVNYIGHSSPTVWSETNLLTSDDIVKLSSPRLPLWVTASCEFTRFDAVGTSAGEFALLNEKGGAIALFTTTRSVSNDPRLNQAFIKSLFDQSEGKRRRLGDAVRLAKRDYGSGSNKLNFTLIGDPALTLNYPDYEVQIEEFDGPLTEEVPFANAGGKVKVKGHILTPDGELADDFTGTIHPLVLDSEESMATLGNTQFGVFAYEARTKTLFSGTDSVRNGHFEFTFPMPLDINYSDKSGLLNIYACDSNNREAGGTFDGFLVGGTASDLDPSDTDGPAIRLYLNTPDFPWGGQVNETPYFVAELKDEDGINTVGSGIGHDLSLCIDGKITYPLNDYYIPVSGSYTEGKVAFSIPELSEGRHTLTFRAWDIKNNSSVKQLDFEVVKGLRPDLFSIICSNSPARGETTFILSHDRPGSILGIRIAVCDFSGRELWVHNEEGVSDESYYYVDWNLCSSEGQRLAPGVYLFRASITSEGSKESTKTEKIVILAQ; the protein is encoded by the coding sequence ATGTACCGAGTAATCTGTTCAATTGTACTTTTTGTTGTACTTCCTCTCTCTGCTCAGGATAGTTTTGTCACTCTGGATTGGCAGGAACTGCCCCCTGTCAGAACTCTTCCGATGATTACTGAGGATGTACCTTTACCCGATGATTTCCGTTTCTATTCATACGATGTGAAACTGGAATTTCCGGAATTTGCAGCTATTGATCAAGAGACAGTAGATGAGTTTACAAAGAAAAAAGTTGAATTGCCTGAAACCCCTTGTTTGACTACGCATATCGGCATTGCCGACAATAAAGGTTATTTGAGTGTCAGTTTTATTCCTGTAGTTTTTCGGGATGGTGTTTATCAGCGCATTCAATCTTTTAAGTTAGCTTTAGCACGTGGTGAGGCCATACCTCATACACGTGCAATGAATGTCCCGTCTACTAAAAAATCAATTCTTTCTTCCGGTAGATTTGTTAAAATACGAGTCCATGATTCAGGTATTTATCAGATAACTCATGCTGAACTGAAAAATATGGGATTTACAAATCCTGATAAGGTTCGACTTTATGGGTATGGTGGTTATTTATTGTCTCAGGAGTTCGTTAAACATCCGGCAGATGATTTGCCGGAAGTGCCTCTTTATCGAAAGGGAGAAACCGTTTTGTTTTATGCCCGGGGCGTATTGAACTGGATACCCAAAGAAACATATTTTATTCGTGAACAAAACTTCTACTCGGATTATGGCTATTATTTTCTGACACAAAGTGAAGACGCTCCTGCCAGATTCCAAGAAGAAGAGGCAAACGGGCAAAGTGCGAATCGAATAAATACTTTCAATGAGTTCGCACTTTATGAAAAGGATGTTTATTCATGGGCGGATGCGGGACGTGAATTGTATGATGGATATGACTTTATAGCAGGAAATACACAGAATTATAATTTCAAGGTGCCTGATATTGTAGCAGAAACGGGAATGGTGACAGTCGACTTTAGTGCAAAGTCACCGACAGAAGATACCTTTTTAGGAATAGCAGTAGACGGAAAGAACCTTGGACGATTGAAAATAGAAGGTACAGGCAGTGATTACGAAATAAAGGCGAAAGAAGCAATAGGACATTATCTTTGGACAGGAAGTGATAAAGAATCAGTCACTGTGACATTGACACACGAACGTTCGGCAGGAGTTTCCGGCCGATTGAATTATTTGGCACTTAACTATCAGCGACGTTTACGGATGAGCGGGGCATATCTGAGTTTTCGTTCATTGGCTTCTGTCGATAAAGAGACTACTTTTGTGCTTTCCGGTGCCAATTCTTCTACTGTTATTTGGGATGTAACTTCTCCCGTTTCTTATAAGCAGATAAAAGGGAAATTGACAGGAGATACTTACATGTTTACTATTCCGGCTTCTTCCGTATTGCGTGAATTCGTTGCTGTCAATACGGATGCTACTTTTGCGAGAGTTGAGAATAGGGGAGAAGTGCCTAACCAGAATCTCCATAGCTTGGAAGGAATTGATATGGTGATTATCGTATCGGACAAACCGGGATTACAAAATGAAGCAGAAAGGTTAGCTCAGTTCCATCGGGAAAAAGACAGATTGAACGTCCAAGTGGCAACTGCTACGGAGGTCTATAATGAGTTCTCTTCCGGTACTCCGGATGTAACGGCATACCGTCGATTAATGAAGATGCTTTTTGACCGGGGCTCTTCGGATAAAGATCGTCCGAAATACTTGCTACTCTTTGGAGATGCCAGTTATGATAATCGGCTGGTTACTCCCACTTGGAGTAAATTTAAACCGGAAGATTTCTTATTGGTCTATGAATCCGAGAATTCGGTACACGATGGTGTGACAGTATGTACAGATGATTATTTGGGCTTTCTGGACGATGAAGAAGGTGCTGCATTGGGATCCGGTAAGTTGGATATTGGCATCGGGCGCATACCTGTTCGTACGGTTGCCGAAGCAAGGGGAGTTGTTGATAAAACGATCCGGTATATGGAAAATAAAGAGACCGGAGCCTGGAAGCGTATAATGGGCGTTGTCACCGATCATCCTGAGCCTAAGTTTGGGTTGACATTTATGGACAATGCAGTGGAACTGATTGATCAAGTTACAAAAATAGCACCTTTCATCCATGTGGAGCGTGTCTTTCCGGATGCCTATAAACAGGAAAGTTCTGCTACCGGTATTGTTTATCCGCAAGCTATCAAGCGTCTGTCTCAGCTTTTCGAACAGGGAATGTTAGTTGTGAATTATATAGGGCATAGCAGTCCGACTGTATGGTCGGAAACCAATCTGCTAACTTCTGATGACATAGTTAAACTCTCATCTCCCCGTTTGCCTTTATGGGTAACGGCTTCCTGCGAATTTACCCGTTTTGATGCGGTTGGCACATCAGCAGGCGAGTTTGCATTACTGAACGAAAAAGGTGGGGCTATCGCTTTGTTTACTACCACGCGTTCCGTATCGAATGACCCGAGATTAAATCAGGCTTTTATTAAATCATTATTTGATCAATCGGAAGGGAAACGGAGGCGGTTGGGTGATGCCGTTCGATTAGCGAAACGTGATTATGGCTCGGGAAGTAATAAGCTTAATTTCACTTTGATCGGTGATCCGGCTTTGACTTTGAATTATCCGGATTATGAAGTGCAAATAGAAGAGTTTGACGGTCCGTTAACCGAAGAGGTGCCTTTTGCGAATGCCGGAGGAAAAGTAAAAGTAAAAGGTCATATTCTTACTCCTGATGGAGAATTGGCTGATGATTTTACCGGAACGATACATCCGTTGGTGTTGGATAGTGAAGAGAGTATGGCTACTTTAGGGAATACTCAATTCGGTGTTTTTGCATATGAGGCCAGGACAAAGACTTTATTCTCAGGCACCGATTCGGTACGTAACGGGCATTTTGAGTTTACTTTCCCTATGCCGTTGGATATTAATTATTCCGATAAATCCGGGTTATTGAATATTTATGCCTGTGATTCCAATAATCGGGAAGCGGGTGGAACATTTGATGGTTTTCTGGTGGGGGGTACGGCCAGTGATCTGGATCCATCCGATACGGATGGTCCGGCAATCAGGCTGTATTTGAATACTCCGGATTTTCCGTGGGGTGGACAGGTAAATGAAACCCCCTATTTTGTGGCAGAATTGAAAGATGAAGATGGCATCAATACTGTCGGTAGCGGAATAGGACATGACCTTTCTCTCTGCATTGATGGAAAAATTACTTATCCTTTGAATGATTATTATATTCCTGTCTCGGGTAGTTATACTGAAGGGAAAGTTGCTTTTTCCATTCCCGAATTGTCTGAAGGTAGGCATACTCTGACTTTCCGTGCATGGGACATTAAGAATAATTCATCTGTGAAACAGTTGGATTTTGAAGTCGTTAAGGGATTACGTCCCGATCTTTTCTCGATTATTTGCTCAAACAGTCCGGCTCGTGGAGAAACTACATTTATACTTTCACACGATCGTCCCGGATCGATACTTGGTATACGAATTGCTGTTTGTGACTTTTCAGGACGTGAACTTTGGGTGCATAATGAGGAAGGAGTGTCGGATGAAAGTTATTATTATGTGGATTGGAATTTATGTAGTAGTGAAGGGCAACGCCTTGCTCCCGGTGTTTATCTGTTCCGGGCCTCTATTACTTCCGAAGGTAGTAAGGAGAGTACTAAAACCGAGAAAATAGTCATTCTGGCACAATAA
- the porV gene encoding type IX secretion system outer membrane channel protein PorV gives MKKIFILFLLLLSFSVTSWGQKDLFNPINTGVNSLNIAPDSRGGGMGDVGAATDPDINSQYWNPAKYPFTISRAGVSISYTPWLRKLVNDIDLAYMAGYYRIGDYQAVSASLRYFSLGEVPVDQTETNNGYTINPYEMAVDVAYSRMLSERFSAAVALRYIYSDLAYKKDEEVSPASAFAADIAFYYTNYIMLAQRECMLSFGLNLSNIGTKISYTGGEDSQFLPTNFRLGGSLLAPIDDYNTIAFSLDLNKLMVPTRPTFSQYKEKFGEDKTESEYNDWIRGEGYSDISPIKGIFKSFSDAPGGFKEELQEIQWSLGVEYTYHNQFSVRGGYHYEHENKGNRKYFSFGAGFRMSVFSLDAAYLVSTAQSNPLDQTLRFTLGFDMDGIRDLFGRRR, from the coding sequence ATGAAGAAAATATTTATCTTGTTTTTGCTGTTACTCTCTTTTTCTGTTACTTCATGGGGACAGAAAGACTTGTTCAATCCTATTAATACAGGTGTCAACTCACTTAATATCGCTCCCGATTCACGTGGCGGTGGTATGGGTGATGTGGGAGCAGCTACCGATCCGGATATAAATTCACAGTATTGGAATCCGGCAAAGTACCCTTTTACCATTAGTCGTGCAGGAGTTTCTATTTCTTATACTCCTTGGTTGCGTAAATTAGTTAATGATATCGACCTTGCTTATATGGCAGGCTATTATCGTATAGGAGACTATCAGGCAGTCAGCGCTTCACTCCGTTATTTTTCTTTGGGAGAAGTCCCGGTAGATCAGACGGAGACTAATAACGGTTATACGATCAATCCTTACGAAATGGCTGTAGACGTAGCATATTCCCGTATGTTGTCCGAACGTTTTTCTGCTGCGGTAGCACTTCGCTATATTTACTCGGATTTGGCTTATAAGAAGGATGAAGAAGTTTCTCCAGCTTCTGCTTTTGCAGCCGATATAGCCTTTTATTATACTAATTACATTATGCTCGCGCAACGTGAGTGTATGCTTTCTTTCGGATTGAACCTGTCTAATATTGGTACGAAGATATCTTATACCGGTGGTGAGGACAGCCAGTTTCTACCTACTAATTTTCGATTGGGAGGTTCTTTGCTTGCTCCGATTGATGATTACAATACGATTGCATTCAGTCTCGATTTGAATAAGTTGATGGTTCCTACGCGCCCTACTTTCAGCCAGTATAAGGAGAAGTTTGGCGAGGATAAGACCGAAAGTGAATATAACGATTGGATACGCGGAGAAGGTTATAGTGATATATCTCCGATAAAAGGTATTTTCAAGTCGTTCAGTGATGCGCCCGGTGGGTTTAAGGAAGAACTGCAGGAAATCCAATGGTCTTTGGGCGTGGAATATACCTATCATAATCAGTTCTCTGTTCGTGGTGGTTATCATTATGAGCATGAGAATAAAGGTAATCGTAAATATTTCTCTTTTGGTGCAGGATTTCGTATGAGTGTATTCTCATTGGATGCAGCGTATTTGGTGTCTACTGCTCAAAGTAATCCGCTCGACCAGACTTTGCGTTTTACGCTTGGTTTCGACATGGACGGCATTCGCGATCTTTTCGGTCGTCGTAGATAA
- the ispF gene encoding 2-C-methyl-D-erythritol 2,4-cyclodiphosphate synthase, whose protein sequence is MKIRVGFGFDVHQLVEGRELWLGGVRLEHEKGLLGHSDADVLIHAVCDALLGAANMRDIGYHFPDTAGEFKDVDSKILLKRTVELIATKGYRVGNIDATICAERPKLKSHIPAMQEKMAEVMDIDPDSVSIKATTTEKLGFTGREEGISAYATVLIEKY, encoded by the coding sequence ATGAAGATACGTGTAGGATTTGGTTTCGATGTACATCAATTGGTCGAAGGGCGTGAACTTTGGTTGGGTGGTGTTCGCTTGGAACATGAAAAAGGTCTTTTAGGGCATTCTGATGCCGATGTTTTGATACATGCTGTTTGCGATGCCCTTTTGGGAGCAGCAAATATGCGTGATATAGGTTATCATTTTCCCGATACAGCTGGTGAGTTTAAAGATGTTGATAGCAAAATATTACTGAAGAGGACTGTGGAATTGATTGCTACGAAAGGTTATCGCGTGGGAAATATCGATGCCACTATTTGTGCAGAACGTCCGAAATTGAAATCTCATATTCCTGCAATGCAGGAAAAAATGGCAGAAGTGATGGATATCGATCCCGATAGTGTTTCTATCAAGGCTACTACTACTGAAAAATTAGGCTTTACCGGTCGGGAGGAAGGGATTTCCGCTTATGCCACTGTTCTGATCGAGAAATATTGA
- a CDS encoding exodeoxyribonuclease X C-terminal domain-containing protein yields MANPRLPGVPVTEENLLYAKLNEYNRGRTSFKETGAYLVVLPRPGHDSYSLWIFSPELKKQSILFIHDLSPDIHESLRMASTMLYFSRRCLLIVEYNFKRMQSNGDDIIPYGKYRGHYLHEILKVDPSYLSWIAYKFIPKIQKQERFVHIAKVYHSVHMDLQLRKTMQKRETGRFLGNIGDKVTDLTLKVIKVRLEDDPYKTRINGDTVHFYVRQVVTLTDPAGNLVVIRFPSKTPSPVSCQLPALEHEYRANELVHIGSAKVARIYEIRGSKYTRLSHVKLLLEVKAYANPL; encoded by the coding sequence ATGGCTAATCCAAGATTACCGGGAGTACCCGTCACTGAAGAAAACCTCTTGTACGCCAAACTGAATGAGTACAACCGGGGCAGGACATCTTTTAAAGAGACTGGCGCTTATCTTGTGGTCTTACCTAGACCGGGACACGATAGCTATTCACTTTGGATCTTTTCACCTGAACTTAAAAAACAATCCATACTCTTCATTCACGACCTCTCACCGGACATTCATGAATCACTGCGAATGGCAAGCACCATGTTATACTTTTCAAGACGCTGCCTTCTCATCGTAGAATACAACTTTAAAAGAATGCAAAGTAATGGTGATGATATAATTCCTTACGGCAAGTATAGGGGACATTATTTACATGAAATACTCAAAGTAGATCCAAGTTATCTAAGCTGGATAGCGTATAAATTCATCCCGAAAATTCAAAAACAAGAACGTTTCGTTCATATAGCGAAAGTATATCATTCGGTTCATATGGACTTACAACTGCGAAAAACAATGCAAAAGCGGGAAACCGGACGATTCTTAGGAAACATAGGAGATAAAGTTACGGATTTAACGTTGAAGGTAATCAAAGTCCGCCTCGAAGACGACCCGTACAAAACCCGGATTAATGGAGATACCGTACATTTTTATGTACGGCAAGTTGTCACTCTCACCGACCCGGCAGGAAATTTGGTTGTTATTCGATTTCCCTCCAAAACACCTAGTCCGGTCTCATGTCAACTACCGGCATTGGAACATGAATACCGAGCCAATGAGTTAGTACATATCGGTTCGGCAAAAGTTGCGAGGATATATGAAATACGTGGCTCAAAATATACACGTTTGAGCCACGTTAAACTATTATTGGAAGTGAAGGCTTATGCCAATCCACTTTAG
- a CDS encoding class I SAM-dependent methyltransferase, protein MQDRHINRKRYFDELAHSSRKYFLPYLESFFKIDASTRILEIGCGDGGNLLPFAERQCSVMGIDLSEKRIQQAREFFEESGCQARFSSLNVFDMTVGDELYDVILIHDVIEHIGDKAQMLRHVRRFLAPGGVVFIGFPAWQMPFGGHQQICHSKAASHWPFLHLLPCWLYRRVLKICGESDSCINELLDIKSCATTIEMFEDLAVRTGYAICHRKFWFINPHYEVKFHLRPRVLFPVLAHIPYVRNFFTTSCFYILQTVD, encoded by the coding sequence ATGCAGGACAGACACATCAACCGCAAACGATATTTTGACGAACTGGCTCACAGTAGTAGGAAATATTTTCTTCCGTATCTTGAAAGTTTCTTTAAGATAGATGCATCTACACGTATTCTTGAAATAGGTTGTGGAGATGGAGGAAATTTGTTACCGTTTGCTGAGCGTCAGTGTTCCGTTATGGGAATCGATTTGTCGGAGAAGCGGATTCAGCAAGCACGTGAATTTTTTGAAGAATCAGGTTGTCAGGCTCGTTTTAGTTCTTTAAATGTTTTCGATATGACGGTCGGAGATGAATTATATGACGTTATACTCATTCACGATGTTATAGAGCATATAGGTGATAAAGCCCAGATGTTACGACATGTTCGGAGATTTTTGGCTCCCGGTGGAGTGGTATTCATAGGCTTTCCGGCTTGGCAAATGCCCTTCGGTGGCCATCAGCAGATCTGTCATAGCAAGGCTGCCTCACATTGGCCTTTTCTTCATCTTTTGCCATGCTGGTTATACCGTAGAGTCCTGAAAATATGTGGTGAAAGTGATTCTTGCATTAATGAATTGCTTGATATTAAATCTTGTGCCACAACTATTGAGATGTTCGAAGATTTAGCTGTAAGAACGGGTTATGCTATTTGTCATCGTAAATTCTGGTTTATTAATCCCCATTATGAAGTTAAGTTTCATCTCCGCCCGCGTGTGCTATTCCCGGTTTTAGCACATATACCTTATGTCCGGAATTTTTTTACTACCTCTTGCTTTTATATCCTTCAGACAGTGGATTGA
- a CDS encoding helix-turn-helix domain-containing protein, which translates to MLVRTRYILLLYLLIFSLFAYSEKSANRDSLQLICEQATKVSDHRRALEIAIELKKVAEKENNDRSLAYAYYFEGISNVLLGNGEDGRRQLAKAEELSHQINNDTLIIAIYNGYGVYEANVHANYVMAQQYFFRSLEYAIKVNDRLRQAKIESNLAEIAYIRKDSTGLKYALDCYEWARENSNKQMIFVGAYHCANLLQMMGKYDRALSYLRIADEVSQHEKYAERCTVYKLYAAIFLSLQKYDEAINYLEKAIKEIDNAQASTLPEVYLCYAKVRAAQNLYAESNRLIAKGLEIAHEKSITSSLAGFYELAAQNYELTGDYKKALAIFKKYKEACDTIYNVEKERSVNELRVNYDIDKREREASYQKLLLDREMKKTTILYLTLGFVLFFLCILYYFYYKQNRLYKKIVLQNRDALFREELLKKKLKDSIAVNSSQPQIKPSVTLNDEKMAQLYEQICELMDEKRLYTDNNLTRERLAEILNTNRTYLSQVINEKAGMGYSQFINDYRIKEAIRVLSDKEHNTYPLKALCSDLGFSSMTTFYKLFSATVGMTPSTYRKTMLGLDTDK; encoded by the coding sequence ATGCTTGTAAGGACTCGTTATATATTATTGCTATATCTATTAATCTTTTCATTGTTTGCTTATTCGGAAAAGTCTGCAAATCGTGATTCTCTGCAATTGATTTGTGAACAAGCCACCAAAGTTTCCGACCATCGGCGGGCATTAGAAATCGCTATCGAATTGAAAAAGGTAGCTGAAAAAGAAAACAATGATCGTTCATTGGCTTACGCCTATTATTTTGAAGGAATTTCCAATGTACTTTTAGGTAACGGAGAAGACGGGAGAAGGCAGCTAGCCAAAGCAGAAGAACTTTCACATCAGATAAATAATGACACGTTGATCATTGCCATCTATAATGGTTACGGGGTGTATGAAGCCAATGTGCATGCTAATTATGTAATGGCCCAGCAATATTTCTTTAGAAGTCTGGAGTATGCGATAAAGGTCAATGATAGGTTGAGACAAGCAAAGATAGAGAGTAATCTTGCTGAAATAGCTTATATACGTAAAGATTCGACAGGGCTGAAATATGCACTTGATTGTTATGAATGGGCTCGGGAGAATAGTAATAAACAGATGATTTTTGTAGGAGCTTATCATTGTGCAAATCTTCTTCAGATGATGGGGAAATATGATAGGGCCTTAAGCTATCTTCGAATAGCGGACGAGGTGTCACAACATGAGAAATATGCCGAACGTTGCACTGTTTACAAGTTATACGCTGCTATTTTCTTGTCACTCCAGAAATACGATGAAGCGATTAATTATCTGGAGAAAGCCATTAAGGAAATAGATAATGCACAGGCGTCCACTTTGCCTGAAGTATATTTGTGTTATGCAAAAGTACGTGCAGCACAGAATTTGTATGCCGAATCGAACCGCTTGATTGCAAAAGGGCTTGAGATCGCACATGAAAAGTCTATTACCTCTTCTCTTGCCGGGTTTTACGAATTGGCTGCACAAAACTATGAATTGACGGGTGATTACAAGAAAGCTCTTGCTATCTTTAAAAAATATAAGGAAGCTTGCGATACAATATATAATGTGGAGAAAGAACGTTCGGTCAACGAACTTCGGGTGAACTATGATATAGACAAACGGGAGCGGGAAGCAAGCTATCAGAAGTTGCTGTTAGACCGGGAAATGAAAAAGACTACCATTTTGTATCTGACATTGGGGTTCGTGTTATTTTTCCTGTGTATACTTTACTATTTTTATTATAAACAGAATCGTTTGTATAAAAAGATCGTATTGCAAAACAGGGACGCTTTGTTTAGGGAGGAGCTTCTGAAGAAAAAGCTGAAAGATTCGATTGCGGTAAATTCATCACAGCCACAAATCAAACCTTCGGTGACACTTAATGACGAAAAAATGGCTCAACTATATGAACAGATTTGTGAGTTGATGGATGAAAAGCGTTTATATACGGACAACAATCTCACTCGTGAGCGTCTTGCCGAAATTCTTAATACTAACCGGACTTATCTTTCGCAGGTGATTAATGAAAAGGCCGGAATGGGTTATTCGCAATTCATCAATGATTACCGTATTAAAGAGGCCATACGGGTACTTTCGGATAAAGAGCATAACACTTATCCGTTGAAGGCGCTATGTTCCGATTTGGGATTCAGCTCTATGACTACTTTTTATAAACTTTTCTCGGCAACTGTAGGTATGACACCTTCTACTTACAGAAAAACCATGCTTGGACTGGATACTGACAAATAG